The following coding sequences lie in one Miscanthus floridulus cultivar M001 chromosome 9, ASM1932011v1, whole genome shotgun sequence genomic window:
- the LOC136479201 gene encoding monothiol glutaredoxin-S12, chloroplastic-like, with the protein MVNEKVPATVAVSDETSDRAALNNAWKSWMEEHIEATGKAPPGNVAGNYTWVGAPQRPPDLRLTPGRHVQLTVPLEQLIDRLVKENRVVAFIKGSRSAPQCGFSQRVVGILEAHGADFVTVDVLDEEHNHGLRETLKTYSNWPTFPQIFIGGELVGGCDIISSMAEKGELAALFQK; encoded by the coding sequence GTCGCAGTATCAGACGAGACATCGGATCGAGCTGCCCTTAATAATGCCTGGAAATCATGGATGGAAGAACATATAGAGGCCACTGGCAAGGCGCCACCAGGGAATGTTGCAGGAAACTACACCTGGGTTGGTGCCCCCCAGAGGCCTCCAGACTTGCGGTTGACGCCTGGACGCCATGTCCAGCTGACTGTTCCACTAGAACAGTTGATAGACCGGTTGGTGAAAGAGAACAGAGTGGTAGCCTTCATCAAAGGATCAAGGAGTGCTCCCCAGTGCGGATTCTCACAAAGGGTGGTGGGTATCTTGGAAGCACATGGAGCGGATTTCGTTACTGTTGATGTTCTTGATGAGGAGCACAACCATGGGCTAAGGGAGACCCTGAAGACGTACAGCAACTGGCCGACGTTCCCTCAGATTTTCATTGGAGGGGAGCTCGTGGGAGGCTGTGATATTATTTCATCCATGGCTGAAAAAGGGGAGCTTGCTGCCCTATTTCAGAAATAG